From Salmo salar chromosome ssa09, Ssal_v3.1, whole genome shotgun sequence:
tcattggctagaatagtCCCCACCTGATCTCACCTCCtccgcctgccttccatctttaaGGACATGTATTACCACTGTTAAAGTGCACGAATACCGTGTCAATATAATAAACAATCTTTGGGGTAAATGTGTATGTCTAGGGAATGTGTAGGTCTAGGGAAAGTGTCATGTAAACAAgtaggggaagtgtgtgtgtatggggctaGGGAGATACCTGCAGCGCCTCACTCATGCCCCGCCCGATGACCAGAGTCGACACGCCCTTCTGAAGCACCTCCTCCAGATCGGCAGGCTGCACTCCAGGGTGATGCTACACACATATTGAGTCACAATATTAATCATCATCATAcaaaggtgccatttgagacgcagtcCATGTCTTAACTTACATCcgtcccagtctctctccagtcccaTGCGCGGCTACCCCCGGGCCACACCTTACAGTCCTTATAGGAAGAGGAGCAGCCCTTCACCTTCATATGTCCCCAGGACAGAGAAGCGATCTCTGGCGACGACATAGGTCAGGTGTTGTGTCTCGGCTGCTGCAGGCACGTTTGGAAACAAACGCAGCGTTATCACCTAAAcacaaggcaaacgcagcgtttcattggaaattaatgtaattctggtgtaccaaaatgcaatgacgcaGTCGGTGTGATCGGAGTAAAGGCGGGCCAGGAACCGGAGGGTTGCTGGCATCAGTATCCTAGATACTATCCTGCCTTTGTGACCTTGAGCAACCCCTTAATAGCTAATCGGGCGGCCCAGCTCAAACCTCTCCGatctgtgttggtgtgtctcaGTGGGGTTGTCAATTTGAGATCAATGCTCCAAGGAATATGGATATATAAAGTATTACTGTAAAACATAAGCATATCTAGTGAGAAACATACTTGAAGTTGAATCCCTATCAACTATTATTAGATCGTATTTCTGTCAACGTGaccatgtaaacaaacactggggAACTGTAGCAAGTTCACGCAAACAAATTTTGAAACCGAACGATCATTCATGAACCGAAACTGAATTGACGAGTGTCGCTGAAATGTCACTTTGCTATCACTTACTACTGACTTGTCTTGGTTTTAAAACTGTATTAATTTTATGTCCGTCAGTCGTGATAGCTTCTTTTCCTTACCAGTTCGTTCCCTCGTAGGCAGCCTGTGCTACTTTCGTAAAGGGGTGTGTTCCGGATCGTTAGGTTAAGTAGCTGATACTGCAGCGTTGTGGAACGTTGCAGAAAGATATTCAATGAGCTGATGTGATTACTTATTCTACATACCAGAGAAGTATATTCGTTCTACatcatacatttctatctgaacgttggACAACGTATCTCATGCTGAACGCGGCCGTGATCAAATGTGGACTGGCTAAGGTTAATTGTAACAACGTTTGAAGCAATGGCTGTTTGTCCCACCGAGCTCATCCAATAACCATTTACTTTATTTATAAAATGTTTCTCTACATGGACTTTTAAGTTGTGTGAGTCACTCCCGTTCCCCCAAAGGGCTATTATACTGCCGTTAGGTTCCCATTCCTCCTGTTGCGTCACTGTCAACCAATGTGTACATTGTCTAAAGGGGAACACTGATGCTGCAAACGTATTTGATAatttttaaatataaatatatttctgTTTATCCAACAAAAACATATGCACCACATGATGGCTTCCAGAACCAG
This genomic window contains:
- the aamdc gene encoding mth938 domain-containing protein, whose amino-acid sequence is MSSPEIASLSWGHMKVKGCSSSYKDCKVWPGGSRAWDWRETGTDHHPGVQPADLEEVLQKGVSTLVIGRGMSEALQVPSSTVDFVRQRGVELIVLQTEKAITEYNNLVGQGAKVGGIFHSTC